Within the Platichthys flesus chromosome 8, fPlaFle2.1, whole genome shotgun sequence genome, the region gaggCCACGTGGATTTAAACACTGAGGCTCGGATGCTTCATTGTtacagacagaaccagagctgcagacacaacGGGACACTTCCACTGGAGATATAATATTCAAACTTTAACACAAATGAATTCACAACAGCTGgaatcacacacgcacattcaccAATCGTCTAAAAGTGATCAGTTTCTTTAAAGGTtgagtgtgtaagatttaggtgaaagggatctactggcagaaattgaaaataaaaaaatcctagtgatgttttcaggagtgtgtttcatctaaattgcaCGAATTGTGGTTTTCTTAACTCTAGAATGGgactttttatatttcaatactttatatttacatcaggagcgactcctctctacggaggctgccatgttttttacagtagcccaaactggacaaactaaacctctttgagtttttatgacaactggaggctaccacaggttctctgtcatgtttggaagctgaggttgaggtgaggggtgttcagctgcaacatgtaactccaccactagatgtcactacacactgaacctttaatataaATTGATAGGGACAGAGCAGGGCTGTTCACAGACTTTTTGCGGTGCAGGTGCTCAGATGAAAGAAGTGGGCACCCCACTCTAATCGTAcctctataaatatatattgactGTTATTTGAACGTGTGGTCGCATTTTCTTAAAAGTAAGATACTAGGGAGCTCTatcaaaaatttaaattaaacttgaCTGATAAGGTGTCCTtggatttgtttcttttcaaaagTCAAACGTATCATCGGTCTACTTTACTCTCTAATTTCAgtctttaattaaatgtatttcatgcGTGTCTTTCTCCACAGTCATTTGCAGTCTTTGTGACCTCCAAGAGCAACGGCAGCAAGGAGGAAGGGTTAGCATCCTGGTGCTGCTGCGGCCAGACCTTCAGGGACCACTCGGCTATTCACAAACACGTGGCCAGGACTCACGTGGGGGAAATAGAGCAGCTGACACAGACGACATACAAGTGTTTTTTAAGCCAACTGGAGGAAGAAGctcaaacacaggaaacaaacgAGAGCAAAGCCGAGGCGGTGGACATTTCTGCATGGATACCCGACACCAGCCACATTTCTGAGGAGCAGCTTCAGAAGTAACTTTGAATCTCCTCATTTGGGTTCAGGTCTGGTGTCTTTGATATATTGTGTGTAAATTATAAAATCATAAATTCTGATGGATGTTCCCTTGTTTTCCACCAGGGGTCCAGGAACGGTTGTCCTCTTTTATCACTACTGTCAAGTGGAGGATCCACAGGTCATCTGTGCTTGGCAGAAAGCTTTGTGTGTAAAGCTCCATCTAACTGGCAAGGTGATCctacacataaatatatacatctGGAATAGATTGAAAAGGAGGAATCGtttaattaaagttatttttccCCTTAAAATTAACCTGTTCTGCAGGTGAGGGTGGCGTCCGAGGGCGTCAATGGAACAGTGGGTGGCACCGACGTGGCGACGGACATTTACATCAGCGCTATGTGTTCACATCCCTTCTTCAGGATGAAGAGGGAGGATTTTAAGGTTAGTGTCTCATTCACTGTTGTCTTTTGTAATGTCACATATATGTCATATTGAAAAGTCATTTTTACTGTGATAACAGAGAATCATCTGAGGCTTGGAGAATCAGTGAAATCTTTAAAATCACCTCTGACGTATAATTGTatacataacaaacacataatTTAGGGAAGCCTTTAATTAAGTTAGCACAAAGTCTTATTGCAAGCATGTGATCTTCATCTTTACCAATCTTTTAATTAAGTAACATTACCTCATTTATTCTATAAAGTGTTTGTTCCTGCTTGTGCCTGCAGACCAGTGATGGTGGTGCAGAGTGTTTCACAGAACTCAGGGTTGGGGTCTATAAAGAAATCGTTCCCATGGGAGTGGACCCTGATGTCATCTCCTACCAATTAGCAGgtactttattattattgcaaCACTATGCAATGGATTTTGATTCGTAATAACAAACAAACTCCCATAGGTCTATTTGGGTTGTTCCAGGAAAACCATTTACTATGTCAGTAAATTAACTGAAGTCCTGTTTTGCAACAGCTGGTATTCTAAGCTTTTAATTTGTGTGGTTTGTGAAGATGCTTGTGTCAGTAAAAAGACGTTTCTTTCCTGTCAGGAATTCATTTGGAGCCTGAGGAGTTTCACAAAGAGGTGGAGGCTCTTTTGACCGAAGGGGATTTGTGCACCGACACCATTCTCCTCGACTGCCGCAACTTTTACGAGAGTAAAATTGTAAGTACTTGTATCAGATTCCCTGTAAATAATATTCCGTTAGACAGGTTGTGAAGGCAAAATCATTTGACCAAATCTGAGCCTTTGGTTATTTTACCCCTTTTTATGATATCTACACCATGTAAGCAAATACTGTGTTTAACTTGTTGCACTGCGTATACCAGAATTCAAGACGGCACTTCAACAGCCATTTTGAAAAACTTCGTATGAAGGATGCAATGTTTGGTACaaactgttattgttgttttttcctccagGGGCAGTTTACTGAGTGTCTGGCCCCAAACATCCGTAAGTTCAGCTACTTCCCGGACTACATCGACCAGAACCTTGACCTGTTCAGGGACAAAAAGGTCCTCATGTACTGCACAGGAGGGATCCGCTGTGAGCGAGGCTCTGCCTACCTCCGCTCGAAAGTAGGTGGACCTCCTGGATCTCACGATACAGGAGGAGATTTACatgacttattttgattgataGATGTTCATGcaggctgctgcttcttcacaaGAGGGAATTGTTAGGTCCTGATGTTCATTTGTCCTTATTTCACTTGTTCCTTAAGACAGAAGCTAGATTTTTGTTTACTCCGTTCCTAACATGTCCTTGCCTCCTTGTAGGATGTGTGCAAAGAGGTTTACCAGCTGAAAGGTGGAATTCACAAGTACCTGGAGCGTTTCCCAGAAGGTTTCTATCGTGGAAAACTTTTTGTGTTTGATGAGCGTTACACCATCTCCTCCAACAGAGACATCATCTCAGGTTAGTGTCCTCTCTGTTTTCTAAAGCTTCTTTTAATAGTTTGACATTATGAAAAGACAATTTAATAATATCATAAATGTTTCCTTGTTCTTTTGTTAGTCTTTGAGTTAAAAAACTTTCAAAGTTAcatatttctgtgtctgttcagACTGCAGGTACTGCGGCAGTCCGTGGGACCAGTACAAGCTCTGCTCCACCCAGTTCTGCTGCCAGCTGGTTCTGTCGTGTCCCAGCTGCAGACGGGACGGACACACCTCTTGCTGTCCCACCTGCCAAACCAAGGGACGAGCTCAGAGCGAGGCACCGTCCGCTGCTCCACTTCAGAGAGAGGAGTGCGAGTGCACAGACGGGCGTCCCAGGATCCCTCAGGATGTGTAACTCTACAGTGATCGATCATGAGTTCTTACGGTCACATGAAAACTGCTGCATTTCCAGGGAtagtaaatattatatattaactATTGAGTATATTTTAATCATCCATTTTTTTGTACAAATGTCGAGTTTTAGGTCAGATGAACTGTATTTAGCCGGTTAAATTAATCTGTGAATCCGATGTAAAATTATAAGACTTGATTCCtatttatgtgtatatgaaTACACACCTGCAGAATTCATAGGTTTTCTAACACTGATTTTTAACTGGAATGCCTtatcattaataaataatacttTGTCCCAGGGGGTTTTGATCTCATTGTGtttcgtgtgtgtttgtgcttattTGTGAATTATCTTTGTTCAtaacatgcttttatttgtctCAAATGGTAATAGTTTTATGTTTAATccaaatttaattaatttgatgtTAGGTTTCCTAATAATGTGTAGATACAAAGCAAATACACCAAAACCAGGAAGAATTCATATCAACTTTCTTCTGCTCCTAACTGTTGATTTTAGACTTGACTTGAATGAGGAAATTCACATGTAACTGAAGAACTGGGATTCTGATAAGGTTATTTTTGACACAGGACACTATTAAATCAGGTGTACCAATAAGTGCAACAGGTTTAAAGTAATAATAGTTTTTGCTTACATTGTTAATGGAGTGGTACTTATATTGCCtgaacttttaaaacacaaatacttgAAACAGTAATTGTGAGAAAAAACTGCAATGTGTATAAAACGGtttaattcactttttatttaattcaaaacCTACACCTAGAATACAATCCCATTATGTGCATACTGTGCAATTGTTGGTGCAAACAGGTGGAGACACAATGAAGAAGATAATCTGAAGTCAAATCTATTCATCttataatagaaaaatataaaagaataataaagcTTAATTGCAGTGAGTTGCCTTAACACTTAcacttaaaatgacaaatatgaCAAAAACTGGCATTAAAACCTTAAGGTGTTTAAATGGGCCAAGTGTGTGTACTACGCATaatatgtatttcttttaaGTAATTATATCGTTATAGCAATAAGCAATATTATAATTGTAATATTCTAAGAGTGATGGACGGCCCCACACTTGCAGCAGAGCTCCACCAGGCGGAGTGAAGCTGCTCCTCATCCATACTGGAAGCTTCAGCCCCGGCGAGCTGCTCAGGCTGCCCGGGTCCTCACTGACCAGCCGCGGCCGCAAAAGCCGCCTCTCGACCGCTCTTCCTACCCGCGGAGGCTTGTGGTACAAACCGCTCATGTGCATCTCCCCAGCCGCGAACCTGCGGGAGTAACCCGGCCGGAAGGACCGAGCCATGTCGGCGCCGggctccaccagcagcaccgTCAGCGGCTACAACCACAACTCGATGCCGAACGGAGGAGCCGCGCCGCCCCGTCAGAACGGTAACACAGGCCGGGATGGTGCCGTTAGCCAGCCCGCTAGCGGTAGAATTCTATGTCAGCTCGTGTGTCACCTACCGAGCATTGATTCTAATCTATAAAACGTCTGTTCCGGTTTCATCTACAGCAGCGAAGCCGAGAATTAATCCTGTCGACGGAATAAAAATCTGGAATTAAAGTGTTTCGGCTAATGCTAGCTGGATGCTAAAGCTAGCTAAGTTAAGAGCTGACTCAAAGGGGATCAGGGCTAATGTTAGCTCGGGGCTAGCAGCAGGTTAGCTGTGTGACAGCTAGCGCGCCATCATCTCAGTATATTCTGTTTTATAGAAGCTGTGAGACGCTGAGATCACTTCACACTGGAATGATTGGttctttcttctgctgctgctgctgggatggTTGTTGGTTCAGTACTGGGCTCACTGGGATCAGCTGGTTGTCTGCAGCGAATGGAACATAtgtcctgtttttatttatcttcccACTGAACTGATTGAGATGAAACTCTGATGTTAACTGCAcctgtcttcttcctcctcctcctcttcctcaccaggTCCAGCTCAGACGTACCCACCTCCAGGCTACTATGGAGCCCCACCTCCGCCACACAGCTACCCCACCGTCCCTGGCAAAGCGCCCATTACGAACAGTGCTCACTACTACCAGAACAACCATCAGCAGCACCATCAGCAGCCTCTCCCCCAGCATCATGTAGCACCCTCTGCATACAGTGCTCCTCCAAGCTCTGGTCCCCCTTCTCAGCCATATGCCACACTCCCCTGTCCTGCACCCCCACCATCAAACACCCAGTACAACCAGCGGcctttacagcagcagcagcagcagcagccgccctACACCACTCCAGGATCCTACTATGGACAGCAGGCGTACCACGCTCCCCCGGCACAGCCccttcaacagcagcagcagcagcagcagcagcagcccagtTTGGTTCCGGCGACAGCTCCCGGCACCGGAGCGCCCCTCTACCCCATCGTGTCGTACCCATCGGGGCCAGGGAGCAGTCAGTACGGCACGCTGAGCTCCTTGCAGAGCCCTCCCACGCCCGGAGTGCTGCCCACCCAGATGGGTGCACCGCTCCATCAGTACAACACGTTACAGCCAGCCTCCACAGCACCAGTGCAGCCCGGGTACGGCGTGGGTCCTCCCGGTCAGGGGCCAACGGTCAACGGACAAGGAAGCACAGGTGTGTGCCTGACAGAAATAATGCTTTTCTGCCTTTTAAAGATGTTTCCTTCAAATCACATATCTTTAGGTGGCTTAAACACATGCACTGTTTCCTCCCTGCATTTGTGAAAAGACTATTAACCAAAAGAATATAGTTTTGTCATAGAAAAGAATATTTATTCTGTCACAGCTTCATGAATAATACTTTGTTTCCAGACCTTTCGTGATGGATATTTCGTACTTATATGTCTCATTgtcttctgtcctcctctctcctgcagccccGACCACAGTCCACCAACACTATGACCAAAGCCACCAGGCCCTGCAGAGTTATAACTCCTACGGTGGCACTGGGGGTGCAGACACAGACCAGGCGCCCTCAAGAGCCACTTCGGTCCATTCCTCGCCGGGCCACCACCAAGGTAATGACACGAAGACTCGTGATACAAAATGTTTCAGTTGGTTTGTCTTCACATGGCGGTAACACAGGAAGTATGCTTCAGCTGTTCACACTGCTCTCTAGGTCCTGATGTGACATCTCAGAACATGTGGAGGCTTTTTGTGTTGATGGAAGTTGAGAAGCTGCTCCTGTAACTAACAGACAACAAATCACAgcctgcgtttgtgtgtgcctgcgtgtgtgtgtatatacaggTTATCCATATCCAAAGCTGCTATACCTGTATGTGTACTCAGATAATTGTCCTCTGAGCGATATAGCCTCAGGCAACAGAAAACATGCAATACAGGTTGGGTACAGGGGGCTTAAAGACTTAAAGGACACACATCTGCAGTGGACATGTTGTAACAGTCACGCCTGGTGGTTAGAAATATTTCAAGTTATCATTATGAACATTTCCAATAATATTTGTGAATTGTTTTAACCTGTGGTGTTGAAACTGAGGTCGTTAAACAATCAGATAAATCATTACCGGTGAAAACCACGATTAGAGAAACCACAGGAAATGAAACCATTTGAGTTCTGATAAAAGAGATATGATGCACACATACAACTTTTGCACGTGGAAGTTTTAAGTTATCTTGCCAGaattttaatggttttaaatttaacctTGAATTTCGCCTCATCAAGTTGTCACTTACACTTTCCATATTAGTTTTCTGCATGAGCGCCACCGTCCCTTCTCCACGAACCGGTCTTGACAGTTTCTTATCTACTTCTCCCGCCCGCCCCCCCCCTTCCAACAGGCATGCAGTATGGATATGTTGCTAATAGTGGAGCTAGCTCTGCCTCTGCCATCACCTcaggcccagcagcagcagcagcggcagcagcccCCTCGTCATCCAGctcagaggatgaggatgaggaggatgatgatgaggaggatgaggaagcaGGTCTGCTTTAGCTTTTACCTCCCCATAACCCCTCCTCTACCGCTTCAACCATCCCCTTAAACTTCTCTTAGTTATGTCTAAAACTTTCTTCTAAAACATAACTTtgccatttgtgtgttttcgtgtCACACTGGTCTGATCACCGCCACACATCTGTTCTGTGTCTGAGGATTgtccctcctgctctgctctcatCACCATTAATGAGTTTTCCACTTATCTGTACCTTCCCCTTTTCTAATAGGCTAATCAGATCTTTTTCCTCACCTTCCTTCCATCTCCTTTGCAACAGCCCTCCACAGTTCAGCTGTTgctcacatcccccccccccccccccatacacacacagtcatcagTGCTCTTCCCTAATGTCGATTTCATCTTTTGAACCCTGTTCTGTTCCTCCACGAATTAACACTGATTTGAAACCTTATCTCAGAAAGGTAAACGGGTAAGTAGCCTTGAGCCACATTCTGCTTTTCTAGTTGTCGTGCAGTGGAAGCGGTCCCTCTTGTGTGCTGCTGAGTAATCCCTGAGTTGTGATCAATATGTCGTGTTCCTACTTTCAGTCGTATTACAACTGTAgagctcagagaggaggagccgACCTCACGGGCTGGATACTAGTTGGGAGTAGATGGGATTGTTTAATATTGAGCTGAGTGAGTTTTATGAAATTAGATGTTGGAGTTGTTatggataataataattttaattcaTACAGcactattaaaaaaacacaaacaataacataagATCAAATATAAAGACCGGCgtcaaagaataaaaaacactaaacatgtgacagaagtttcaGTGGAGGGGTGAAATAAGACTTAAATTACAATCAATTAAACAATTGTTGTCTGTCATTTGGGATTTATAAATCAAAGAGGCATAGCATTTTCCGGCTTCATCTTTAAAATGAGAGTAATATGTTAGACTAAATAAAATTGATAACTGTTATTTTAAAAGTCACCAGGGGCATTAATCTTGCTCGAATTTACATTTAACGACATCTTATTACAGAAATGTAATGCAACATTACAGATTTTATAGTTTGTAAAAAAAGGAATTATTGTATTTGGGAAAGAAATATAACTTCTTCTTGTTACATATCTGGCTCGTGTCACGCTGCACTGTGCTTTTACAGCTCGGTGTTAGGTTAAGTGCGACTGAGGTGTTCTGCAGATGATTGTCCCTCAGGCCGCGTGTCGTCAGCCAGAGGTTAACGTGTTTTTAAATATAGCCAGTCCCCTGCTGCCCGGTCCAGGCTCTCCGTGCATGTTCCCACTGACTCGCTCCCTGTGAGGGAGGATGGGCAGAGGTTATCTCAGCACAGCTATTATTCATTAGCACGTCACTTCAGATAAAAGAAAAGCAGCGGCTGACCCGAGCAAGTGGAATCGCAATCCAGTGGCAATAAATAGCCAGGGGCTTGTACTCTCgggaaaaagctaaatttgGTGGCTACTATTACATCTTATAAACTGATCTTAAATGTTACACATTTTAATAAGTTCACTCACCGCATTGCAAACATTAAGTGAATCATTGCGGTTGAAAAATTAGCTGttggaaaatagaaaaatgaaaattcccctATTTTCACACAAAGCAGGAGAAAACTGCTCAGTAACAGCATAACTGCTGAAGTTGACCGTGGATGTTTGATGTTGTAAAGAATATATAATTTATGATGTATAAACTACAGGAAGTTCCATTACATCATATTTTATGAATAAACGAACATAGATAACATAAATGAAATATCTTTTGTTACCATTTACACCTGAACATAaggatttttttcattattggtGAGTCctatgattattaaaaaaaaagatttcagtCCATAAAAAATGGGAAAATGGTGATAATTAcctgaagtgcaaaaaaaaagctatttataaaaaaagtatttgaaagggaggaagagggctTAGCTGTTCTGGTGTCTTCTTTCTCCTGCAGACCAGATAATCCAGCAGACTTCTGGTCAGATTTAATCGGAGATAATTGGATCGTGTCCTGTCCAATGAGGTCTCTGCCACAGACCTGTCGTGTCCTGGTTCGCGGTTGGTTGATCCCTCCTTTTGGGAGGCCCAGATTAAATGGTTCATTCAAATATTCTAACCTTGTAATCCTCCTATGGAAAAAAGATCTATTCATGAAATGACATGACAGACCAACAACCAAAGATTAGACAGAAAAATCCAAAAATGTTCCCGGTGATTTTACATCCTTGAGATTTAAAATAACGAACTTAACACGTTTCCCTACCACAAGATAAAGTCGTTAGTTTGAAGTGTCTTTAAACGTATTCTTTACATCAATTAGCTgtcgtcttcttctttttacacCTGTTTGCCACAATTCTGGGCATTTTTCTTTGAAGGTCGCAAATTCAGAAAATGTTAAAGTGTGCAAAAGAAAATATAGAAACAGGAAactgtgtgaaagagaaagggagatgGATCATGCACTGAGGAAATCATGAGGAAATTAAATGCACAACATTGAATTAAAGACCCAGTGACAGAAACGAGAGTTAATAACATTCATAACCTGTATTTCTTCTCATAGCGCTTTCCTCCATCTTATCTCACCATTCACTCCATGTTTCCCGTCCTCAGAGGCCTGAGCTCTCCACCAAACCTGTGAACACTAGCTTGTTCCAAACTGGAGTGCGTCCTTTCATCCTTTTCGTTCAGAGTTCACGCAGCCTTCCCTTTCCTCCCTCATGGTCAAATCAAAGAAACTCCTTTTCATTCTTCTGAATGTTTAATCTTTTTGCtcctttccctctcttcctcctgttctctcaTTTGTATCTTGACCATCGTTCCTTCACAtgctgcttatttatttaatgtacaGACCATGATGTCACCAAGTGATCTGCTCTTCCAGGTTCTGTTGGTGCCATCTTCTAAGGacttagttttttttccttgttgTACTTCGTTCATATCTTGACTTTTAATTCTATTCTTTACTCTCAGgttgtttatatttctgtgattcactcttcctctcttcttctcttcaggtGGGGACacgtcctcctccaccactggcAGTGCCTCTCCGGTGCCCAACAGCTATGATTCCCTTGAAGGGGGCAGCTATCCAGGTACAGCTCTATcttatatacaaatatatgaactttaaacaaaaagaaTGACCTTGATTATCAAAACAACCCAATTTATATTTTGCCAGAGGTCAAAATGTGTCACTTTGAGAAACCAAAAtatttatctgcagtgaaaagCTGATTGAAGGACACGTGTCCCACATGAATGTCATTGATCCAAACTACATGAGACACTGTCTCATATGTAGAAATCCAGTTCACATGCTGTCTCTACTCCCCAGATTCTATACCACCTTCTAATGATATGAGCAGCCAGGCTCAGTCCTACGGTAGCTATGGCTACTCCAGCATGCAGCCAGCCTATCCTCAGGggcctcccccccaccctgacTCTTCTCCCACTCAAGACCAGTACGAGTCAGGCTACCAGCATTACTCCAAGGTGAGGCCACAGTGTTAACTGATGTTTTCCCTTACGGGTGTTTTGTAAATTATGGAGCCTGGATACAAAATGCAGATTTCTTGCCAGGGAGCTTTTCAGAGCTCTGCTTATTcttctgtgattggctgctttAGCTGCTGGAGAAACCCCACGAGCCAATCAGAGCCACGCAGGTGGCAATGTTAAGGACCTGTGTCAGAGTCGGGGGGATCATATCCTCTGTGATCGTGTTCTTGCTGCATTGTCACACCAGTTCTCACTAAATACAGGTTTATAATGTatttctctttccccccccccccccctgttcagCCTTTTCCCAACCTGTCCCAGCTGTCTGCGGCCCTCGGGGGCCTTAGCGGGGTGCCGGAGCTGGAACAGGAGGCCCTGACGCCGATTAACCTGATGCATGAGAGGAACCTGCTGCCCCCGAGGCCCCTGGAGGCCCCTGTACCCAACCTCAATGGTGACCTCAAGAAGGTCAACTGCAGTCCACAGTAAGTAA harbors:
- the LOC133958680 gene encoding thiosulfate sulfurtransferase/rhodanese-like domain-containing protein 2; translation: MAAEDPCSQFSDWEPDSSTRGSGVKQEKQLCASQRRFYSLCRRKSFAVFVTSKSNGSKEEGLASWCCCGQTFRDHSAIHKHVARTHVGEIEQLTQTTYKCFLSQLEEEAQTQETNESKAEAVDISAWIPDTSHISEEQLQKGPGTVVLFYHYCQVEDPQVICAWQKALCVKLHLTGKVRVASEGVNGTVGGTDVATDIYISAMCSHPFFRMKREDFKTSDGGAECFTELRVGVYKEIVPMGVDPDVISYQLAGIHLEPEEFHKEVEALLTEGDLCTDTILLDCRNFYESKIGQFTECLAPNIRKFSYFPDYIDQNLDLFRDKKVLMYCTGGIRCERGSAYLRSKDVCKEVYQLKGGIHKYLERFPEGFYRGKLFVFDERYTISSNRDIISDCRYCGSPWDQYKLCSTQFCCQLVLSCPSCRRDGHTSCCPTCQTKGRAQSEAPSAAPLQREECECTDGRPRIPQDV